Proteins co-encoded in one Pedosphaera parvula Ellin514 genomic window:
- a CDS encoding AbiJ-NTD4 domain-containing protein, whose product MNLFSKSQNDGKKPDALSHDLPYDLRVQIMQIWEKGFGEDVSYHPGPGMAYRKIYQILCEEHKLLELPQVSQHELPLRGVIAEYFFNLRDVSMALDVVQVVFNVMENMMYRTFTPWGDNAFSLARFRPADIIEELNRRFNENNVGYQYVRGQIVTIPNGPPPLPLAERLVAGEPARNIRKIQKIIGGAAVVAIHDPYIDTASLLLMTTLADMGTTFSPSLRILGTIKRLSKTTEKQSFLTFLADINTERQASWEVRICPASIKPHRRFLVLHDGSIVTCGMSLNHIDKDEVLDHEPTGSENARHDSQLFEQQWSIATLV is encoded by the coding sequence ATGAATCTATTTTCGAAATCGCAGAATGACGGCAAGAAGCCGGATGCACTCAGCCACGATTTGCCTTACGATTTACGCGTTCAAATCATGCAAATTTGGGAGAAAGGATTCGGAGAGGATGTGTCCTACCATCCCGGCCCGGGCATGGCATACCGAAAAATTTACCAAATACTTTGCGAGGAACATAAGCTTCTCGAGTTGCCTCAGGTGAGCCAGCACGAGCTTCCTCTGCGCGGAGTCATAGCGGAATACTTCTTTAATCTTCGTGACGTATCCATGGCATTAGACGTGGTTCAGGTTGTGTTTAACGTCATGGAAAATATGATGTACCGGACATTTACCCCTTGGGGAGATAACGCATTCAGCCTTGCACGATTCAGGCCCGCCGACATCATCGAAGAACTGAATCGCCGGTTTAATGAGAACAATGTGGGCTATCAGTATGTTCGCGGGCAAATTGTCACAATTCCCAATGGGCCGCCGCCTTTGCCATTGGCGGAACGATTGGTTGCAGGAGAACCTGCCCGCAACATTAGAAAAATCCAAAAGATAATTGGAGGAGCTGCCGTGGTCGCAATTCATGACCCATACATAGACACAGCTTCGTTATTGCTTATGACGACACTGGCTGACATGGGAACTACGTTCAGCCCTTCGCTTCGCATTCTTGGCACAATAAAGCGGCTCTCCAAAACGACCGAAAAGCAATCATTCCTTACGTTTCTTGCGGATATCAACACCGAACGACAAGCTTCCTGGGAAGTTCGCATTTGTCCAGCGAGCATTAAACCCCACCGCAGATTTTTGGTACTCCATGATGGCAGTATCGTTACCTGCGGAATGTCGCTCAACCATATTGATAAGGACGAGGTTTTAGACCACGAACCAACCGGTTCCGAAAATGCCAGACACGATAGCCAGTTGTTCGAGCAGCAATGGAGCATTGCAACCCTGGTTTAA
- a CDS encoding Abi-alpha family protein, which translates to MIPEEVKKGGFDLAGVGKVAEAIPPEVYKQTTATVLKTFEALVAPLTQTTDGLGRLIRQTFDNWVEVRKAIGTYTLEQALIRAKARAQKQGEVPQLPSHPKTFLRALEESSLETDSVVHEMWVNLLESQLVDHNSHPRFVSILSQLGPEEARLLLTLKPRPEDPRLSYFLGGSEGQVGMKERWVSAIDEQQDHPWSLSVTLLCQQSLADVIPFKPGQERRPLLLLLTRFGQEFMAAVAPQD; encoded by the coding sequence ATGATACCCGAAGAAGTCAAAAAAGGCGGTTTTGACCTTGCTGGGGTCGGCAAGGTTGCTGAGGCCATCCCGCCAGAAGTTTACAAGCAGACCACTGCAACAGTGCTGAAGACCTTTGAAGCTTTAGTGGCTCCGCTCACTCAAACGACAGATGGACTCGGGCGACTGATTCGCCAAACCTTTGATAATTGGGTTGAAGTGCGAAAGGCCATTGGAACTTATACGTTGGAGCAAGCATTAATCCGCGCTAAAGCACGAGCGCAGAAGCAAGGCGAAGTTCCACAACTGCCAAGCCATCCTAAAACGTTCCTTCGGGCACTTGAGGAAAGTTCTTTGGAAACTGATTCAGTTGTGCATGAAATGTGGGTCAACCTTTTGGAGTCGCAACTTGTCGACCACAACAGCCATCCACGATTTGTGAGCATTTTGAGCCAGCTAGGCCCAGAGGAAGCGAGACTTTTGCTTACTTTGAAACCTCGCCCCGAGGACCCGAGGCTTTCCTATTTTCTTGGCGGAAGTGAGGGGCAAGTGGGGATGAAGGAACGATGGGTATCCGCAATAGACGAACAGCAAGATCATCCTTGGAGCCTGTCCGTCACCTTATTGTGCCAGCAAAGCCTTGCGGATGTAATTCCCTTCAAGCCAGGACAAGAGCGACGGCCTCTTTTATTGCTCCTGACCCGGTTTGGCCAGGAATTTATGGCTGCCGTTGCTCCGCAAGACTAA